DNA sequence from the Manihot esculenta cultivar AM560-2 chromosome 11, M.esculenta_v8, whole genome shotgun sequence genome:
AATTCACTTCTAACTTCAATCATTTCTCAGGTTCAATCCCAAAAACTTTGAGAAACTGTACTAGCTTATTCAGGCTTAGGCTAGATTGGAATCAATTAACAGGGAACATTTCAGAGAAATTAGGGATATATCCACATTTGGATTATATGGATTTGAGTAACAATAGATTCCATGGAGAGATTCCACGGAAATTGGGTCAGTGGAAAAACATCACAAGCCTAAAATTTTCAAACAACAATATCTCTGGTAGCATACCGCTAGAGCTTGGAAATGCCACTCAATTACATCTGATTGACCTTTCCTGGAATCATTTGCAAGGGCAAATTCCTCAAGAATTGGCAAAGTTGAAGCTGTTGATCAAACTTTGTCTTAATAACAACAATCTTTTTGGCGTTGTTCCTTTAGATTTCAAGGTACTATCTAATCTGGATCATCTTAATTTAGCAGCAAATAACCTAAGTGGTCCAATTCCTGGACAACTCGGAGAACTTTCAAATTTGTTGATCTTGAATTTGAGTCGCAATGAATTTACAGCAGGTATTCCATTTGAGTTAGGGAATCTACATTTTCTACAAGTTCTGGATCTTAGTCACAATTTGTTGATGGGAAATATACCACAACAACTTGGACAATTAAGGACTCTAGAAGTGTTGAATCTCTCAAATAACATGCTCTCTGGTTCGATACCAACCACTTTTGATAATTTATGGGGCTTGACTGTTGTGGATATATCCTACAATGAGTTAGAAGGTTCTATTCCTGACGTTAAAGCCTTTCGTGAAGCTCCATTTGAGGCATATAGAAACAATAAAGGCTTATGTGGCAATGCCAGTAGTTTAAAGGCTTGTGCATCTACCAAGAGTGGTAAAACCAGTCGGGCAAACAGAAAAAAGGTTGTTATTGTGACTGTACTTCCTGTTTTGGCGGCTCTGTTTCTAGTATTCTTAATTGGAGGTCTCTTGATTCTTCTCCCACTTAGAAGAAGACAAGCCCAATCAAGGGAGTTACAAGATAAGGATATATTGGTAATACCAGGTCATGATCAGGAATTACAATATGAAACGATCATTGAGGCCACTGAGAATTTCAACTCTAACTATTGCATTGGAGTTGGCGGATGTGGAGTTGTTTATAAAGCTGTGCTGCCATCAGGTCGAGTGTTTGCTGTGAAAAAACTTCATTCATTACAGGAGTCTGACAAGTCAAAGAACTTGAAAGCCTTTGAAAGAGAGATTCAAGTGCTGTTAGAAATTCGGCATCGCAATATTGTGAAGCTACATGGTTTTTGTTCACATTCAAAAGACTCTTTTCTGGTTTACGAGTTCGTGGAAAAGGGTAGCTTGAGAAGCATTTTAAACAGTGATGAGGAAGCAGCAGAATTGGATTGGATTAAAAGGCAGAATATTGTCAAAGGTGTAGCTAATGCTTTATCTTATATGCACCATAACTGCCCTTTTCCGATCATTCATCGAGACATTTCAAGCAACAATATTCTTTTGGATTCAGAATACGAACCTCGTATATCTGATTTTGGTACAGCTATGCTTTTATTGTCGGACTCTTCCAACAAAGCCTCATTTGCTGGGACCTTTGGATACACAGCTCCTGGTACGTGCCCTTTAGTTTCATTATCAAATCTATGGCTCATGAGTGCATCATTAATAAAGAGAAGTCTAGCATATTTATCTCAtcattttttttacaattaactttttttttttttttgtttttttacagAACTAGCCTACACAATGCAAGTGAATGAAAAATGTGATGTCTATAGTTTTGGAGTGATAACACTGGAGTTAGTAATGGGAACACATCCATGCAACCTCATCTCATCTCTTTGGTCATTGTCATCATCAGATGATCATGATAAATTGTTGAAGGATGTGATAGACCAGCGTCTTCTACTTCCTCAAAATCAAGTTGCAGAGAGTTTAGTCTACATTACCATGTTAGCATTTTCATGCTTGCATCTCAATCCCAAATCTCGGCCAACAATGCAACAAATTTCTTCAAAGTTGACATCTAAGTATCCTCTGGTTTCAAAGTCATTCTCCACAATAAAATTAGAAGAACTACTTTCCAACAATATTGccaacatttgaataaatttgtAAGTTTGTATAGAATTATAGATGTAGAGGTTTACTTTGTATATTTGCTAGTTGATCTATGTACTAGGTTGTCACCCTCCTTTCTGGAGGTTTTGATTTTGAGtttgtcttttttatttttttttccctatGCATGTTATCtagcattttttttttagtattttcactttttttatatttttttttacttaatataTAGTGTATGGATTAAATGTATGAAAGACGCTCCTGATTTGAGTTAGCTTGACATCTTATGtcaagtttttttaattttatatgataataaaattattattattatttaaaaagaatttataTAGAAACGCATGTTTATCGAATAGTTTTTAAGCTCAGACCGGCAAGGAGGAAGGATATAGCGTCGGAGCTATGGCCACAACAACAAAAGAACCTTTCTCTGtccaaaaaaatagagaaagatATGAAAAACTAATTTAGATAGAAATCAACAAAAGAACGTGAAGAGAAATGCTCGCCGAAAAAATTTTCCTCatcaaaatttatcaaaatttactaACGtagcttcctcttcttcttctgccctcacacttcttctttctctctttattctttctctttctttttaccTTCCGTCTCTGTAATCTTTTGATACTCTCTCTTTTTCGAGAAGTTCTCGAGATcgtttttttaattgtttttttttttcctttttattttatattaaataaaaatttattaaaaaataataaataaatta
Encoded proteins:
- the LOC110625674 gene encoding MDIS1-interacting receptor like kinase 2, with translation MCFLSKTLSKLFQALLVLIFLSTSASTATSALTDGPTKVGMEAYCLLRWKASLDNQSQSVLDSWVGRGPCKWIGVTCDSFGSITILSLINLGLRGYSRYAWFATGPGGLKPIWILAPVTGRISGSLHSALTDGPTKVGMEAYCLLRWKASLDNQSQSVLDSWVGRGPCKWIGVTCDSSASITILSLINLGLRGTLHSFNFSCFPNLTRLEIRNNSLHGTLPSQISNLSKITYLNLHGNHLTGNIPSEIGMLIDLHTLSLSVNLFDGHIPAEFGMLSSLSELYLSRNNFTGLIPTSMTKLENLSILYLSDNKLSGSIPSEIEFLKSLKKLGLSRNKLSGFIPPSIGKLRELSILQLFNNKLSGSIPHEIGMLGSLSQLSLQGNNLTGSIPTSITNLGNLSILRLWSNKLSGFIPSEIGLLVALTDLDLSSNALTGRIPTSIGNLSSLSHMDFSGNRLYGQVPREIGELKSLNILKLSSNQLNGSLPLEFNNLTRLKSLQLGENGFTGHFPEDVCLGGLLEKFTSNFNHFSGSIPKTLRNCTSLFRLRLDWNQLTGNISEKLGIYPHLDYMDLSNNRFHGEIPRKLGQWKNITSLKFSNNNISGSIPLELGNATQLHLIDLSWNHLQGQIPQELAKLKLLIKLCLNNNNLFGVVPLDFKVLSNLDHLNLAANNLSGPIPGQLGELSNLLILNLSRNEFTAGIPFELGNLHFLQVLDLSHNLLMGNIPQQLGQLRTLEVLNLSNNMLSGSIPTTFDNLWGLTVVDISYNELEGSIPDVKAFREAPFEAYRNNKGLCGNASSLKACASTKSGKTSRANRKKVVIVTVLPVLAALFLVFLIGGLLILLPLRRRQAQSRELQDKDILVIPGHDQELQYETIIEATENFNSNYCIGVGGCGVVYKAVLPSGRVFAVKKLHSLQESDKSKNLKAFEREIQVLLEIRHRNIVKLHGFCSHSKDSFLVYEFVEKGSLRSILNSDEEAAELDWIKRQNIVKGVANALSYMHHNCPFPIIHRDISSNNILLDSEYEPRISDFGTAMLLLSDSSNKASFAGTFGYTAPELAYTMQVNEKCDVYSFGVITLELVMGTHPCNLISSLWSLSSSDDHDKLLKDVIDQRLLLPQNQVAESLVYITMLAFSCLHLNPKSRPTMQQISSKLTSKYPLVSKSFSTIKLEELLSNNIANI